The genomic segment GGGCTTCTAAGATACATGAAGAAGAGAGTTCCATAAAATATGGTTACAGCTGTCAGGTGGGACCCACAtgtggagaaggctttctttcttccttctgctgaaTGCATTTTTAAGATGGCAATCAGGATAAATACATAGGAGACAATAATAATCAATAAGGAATAAGAGAAGTTGAGACCGGCTAAAGTGCGCATGGTGTATTCTTTAATGAAGGTCCCAGCACAGGCCATTTTGATGAGAGCTGGGTCTGCACAGTAGAAGTGGTTGATCTCAATGTTCCCACAGAAGTATAAACCATGAGTCCAGAGTGTTGAGATCAGACTGATAAAGAAGCCATATATATAAGGAAACGAGATCAGTCGGATACAGACAGTCCTTGACATTCTGCTGCCGTATAATAGAGGGTTGCCAATCGCCATGTATCTATCAAAGGCCATCACAGCAAGGATGAAGACCTCTACGTGGACAAAGGCAATGAAGAAGAAACATTGCACTATACAACCGGGATAGGAAATGGTTTTGGTCTGGGATATCAAGTTTTCCAACATTTTAGGGGTGATGTTAGAGGAGAACCACACATCAGCAAAAGACAAGtgactgaggaaaaagtacatggggctGCTGAGCTGGGGACTGATCCTGATTAATATGACCATGGCAATGTTCCCAACCAAGGTGATAATGTAGACCATTAAGAAAATCGCAAAGAAAAGGAGTTGCAATTCAGGATGACTAGTTAATCCCAAAAGAATAAATTCTGTCACATCAGTAAAATTGAGCATTTTCTTAAATCTGGTCCAGATAGAGGTGCATTTTATCTAATAAAATAAATAGAGATCAGTAAATACACATACCAAATATAGCCATTCTTCCTTTATAGTATCCTTTCCTAACCCATTCCTTTTAAagcctctgctgtttttcttctgttctctcctctctttctcagATATCTTTTCTTACCAgtatttcttttccaatgcatgtaTGTATCCACGATATTTTCTACACATATGTTAAAATATTCTCTGGTACAGAAATGTATTGACAGAACTTCTACAAAGATTTTATAAGTCTgcaaacaaatatttct from the Loxodonta africana isolate mLoxAfr1 chromosome 7, mLoxAfr1.hap2, whole genome shotgun sequence genome contains:
- the LOC100655334 gene encoding olfactory receptor 5M3-like — its product is MLNFTDVTEFILLGLTSHPELQLLFFAIFLMVYIITLVGNIAMVILIRISPQLSSPMYFFLSHLSFADVWFSSNITPKMLENLISQTKTISYPGCIVQCFFFIAFVHVEVFILAVMAFDRYMAIGNPLLYGSRMSRTVCIRLISFPYIYGFFISLISTLWTHGLYFCGNIEINHFYCADPALIKMACAGTFIKEYTMRTLAGLNFSYSLLIIIVSYVFILIAILKMHSAEGRKKAFSTCGSHLTAVTIFYGTLFFMYLRSPTEESVEQGKMVAVFYTTVIPMLNPMIYSLRNKDVKEAMIKAISRTFLSKQNRNLQCMMRSIVQ